Below is a genomic region from bacterium.
CCCTGAGCTGGCTTTTCACCTGGGTGGTTTTCCTGAAACACGCCAATCTGCTGGCCCATCCGGCCCAGCCTGTAAAGGATGGTACTCATGGAAGGTAATGTCAAAGAATTCGGCCTGGCCGATGTCATCCAGTTCATCTCCACCAGCCAGAAGACCGGAGTGCTGCTGCTGGACCACCACACCGACACCGCCTCCATTGCCTTCGCCAACGGCGACATCACCGCCGCGGTCTACGGCCGGCAGGGCAAGCAGGACCAGCTGCAGGACTACCTGTTCCGCTCCAAAAAACTGGCCCCCGATACCATTCAGAAGCTGACCCAGATCCAGAAGGACACCAACCTGGGCATCGACGAGGTGATGCTCAAGGAACAGATCATGACCGAGGAGGAGCTGTTCGGGGTGATCGCCTTCAAGATACAGGAGGTGATAGACGACATCTTCACCTGGAGCGACGCCCACTACAAGTTCGACGCCCAGGCCGACCTTTACGCCAAGAGCCGCACCAAGGTAACCATCCCGCCGGCTACGCTCTTGATGGAAGCCATGCGCCGCAAGGACGAGTGGCCCCGGATAAAGATGGCCATACCGTCGGAGGACATAGTGCTGTTGATCAAGCCCGACGGCATGCTGCCCTACGACGCCCTGCCCGAGGCCAAGCAGATGATGGAGTTCATCGACGGCCAGCGGACCATCTCGGAGATGATCCAGCTCTCTGGCTTCGGGCGCTTCCGGACCTTCAAC
It encodes:
- a CDS encoding DUF4388 domain-containing protein; protein product: MEGNVKEFGLADVIQFISTSQKTGVLLLDHHTDTASIAFANGDITAAVYGRQGKQDQLQDYLFRSKKLAPDTIQKLTQIQKDTNLGIDEVMLKEQIMTEEELFGVIAFKIQEVIDDIFTWSDAHYKFDAQADLYAKSRTKVTIPPATLLMEAMRRKDEWPRIKMAIPSEDIVLLIKPDGMLPYDALPEAKQMMEFIDGQRTISEMIQLSGFGRFRTFNALFHLFELGMIERKVIETASLPAPKPKAPSPLLKYVGPATAMMATIGIVLIFLTAAVFGGYKISLLLESKTNLVDEVLLKSAHSKYRQEIEIYKMLNGRYPEELGQVVKNRRYLYQLQYGVSGDGQVFELKAVERN